The genomic segment TTAATTTGGCTTCCAGACTTTTACTTGACTAAACGCAGCCCTTTGTTTCTAACCTTGCAATGTCTTGGGTGCCTGTATAGGCTAGCATATTTGAATAAATGTAAGGATTCATCTATTCTTTAGTCTCTGGAAATATTTGAAATCCTGCTTAAAGTGGATATCAATCCCTGAGCTTCTTTTTTCTAACAGAACAAATGAAACATCTGCTACCATGTTTTGTCTTGGATTAGATTCATTTGTTTCATATGGTCTCCTTGCAGCATTATGAATCTTTTTGGCGTTCTCAAGTATAAGAAAATGGGGGAAGATTTTGTTCTCAAATCTGGTCTTCCATTTACTATAATCAGGTTTGGAAATACTTTACCCCCGCTTGATGTTGGAAACTTCGATATTTATTTTAGGAACTGCAGAAGAGTTTTAATTTTCAGCGCACGCCTGTATGTTCTTACATGTATGTTTTCAGACCTGGTAGATTAACAGATGGGCCTTACACATCATATGATCTAAATACCTTGCTCAAAGCTACTGCTGGGAAAAGGCGTGCAGTTGTCATTGGTCAAGGTACACATTCTTGTTGTATTTTTAAGATGGTGATTCTATAATCCATTGGTCATTGATGCACATGTTTTACTTTCTGGTGAATAAGGTACTATCAGGAGGGGGATTGTGGTGTTCAGTGTTATTGCTATCTTGagattttcctttcatttttcatttgggATCTGAAGTGTGCAGCTTGGAATTTAATACTACATCTTTTTGCGACAACGACTCTATCATGAACCTAAATTCCTTAGGGTCAActgaacataataaaataattttttatacgaGTTTAATGCATGATAATGATACTGGCTGATATGCATCAAAACTATCTTGTTGGGTTATTTCTCTAGTGTTTTTTCTTGACCATTGCCCAATGATAAAATCCATTCTTTTCTCATCATACCATTTTGGTACTTTTTGAAAAAGGCTGGTGCCTTGGTTTTCTCAAGCTTCATCATTATTAGATAATAACAGAATCCTTTTCTAATAAGGAATCCTTTTGTAATAAGATCTTTAGGGATACAATTATGTCAATCTTTCCATTGTTGTAAGTGGCAACACTTCTTATGTTTTGTATGCCTTGTTTGCATCCAACAGTTCTGATACCCCCTCTCTTTCACatgattcttctttttattgaatttttatctgGGTTTGCAGGAGATAAGCTTGTTGGAGAAGTTAGCAGAATTGTGGTGGCTGAAGCTTGCATTCAGGCATTGGACATAGAATTTACCGAAGATGAAATTTATGAAATCAACTCAGTTGAGGTATGTTTGTAATGAAAATTACTCCTTCACTTCTATGGAACAATAGAGTAATAGGTTGAAAAAAGTTTCAGTCCAAATTGTTTTCCCTTTTAGGTTCCCATAGAACCTGCTGTCGATTTATGATGTTGATAAGATGCATACCGGGTTGTTTTATTGCTACACGTTATGGCTTCAAGgacctatttttttatattttttctcctaCCATTTGGCAAGTGATGTGACCTTACCCCTGTGTGGTGAATGTATGAAGGTACATTCACCACCTTTGACAACTAAATCACTTAGTCTGTGATATCATTCAATCACTAAATTTTGACAAGGTATAATTTGTTTTCGCTCCATTTGTGTGTATTCCTGCAGTCCTTTCCAAATCATCCGTGTTGCCATATTGTTGTCTGGTTATCTTTAGAACCATCTCTTGTGGACATATGATTTGTGGAATTGCTTCATTATTGAACCGAAGTTATTACTTGTGCAGGGAGAAGGTCCTGGATGTGATCCGCAAAAGTGGAAAGAGCTATTCAAAAATCCTCAATCACAATGATGTCCTTCGATGAGAAATGTGGAGAGAAGTATACAAACTATATACACTGTCCAGTTGAATCTGATGACTTTCAGAGCTTGTATAGTATTCTTCTTTGTTTTAACAATTAAAGACAGGCATATGCACAATCCTGTGAACACAGAAGATTGCATCACTACTTTGTTGTTAATGTAAATGAAAAGCTAAAAGGGGGGggggtcattttttttttcaactgggGAAATATCTATGGTTTCGTTATGCAAGAGTCATGGTCTCAGAAAGAGGAATCTCTATGGATACAAGAGACAAGTTCGAGAGgtctcttcttttcttcctttctctgGTGTGGTTCTTTTTGAGTGTTGGATTTCGATTCAAAAGTAATGGAAACAACCGTTCCTTGGATATTAGTCATAGgaatattcaattttaaaaataacttgattccaccaaaaaaataaacagagagaGGAAATGCTTGGCAAAAAAAGTACTGCCAGGATTTAATGTATATTTATCCATAGAAATGCCTAACCAAAGAGAAACATTATCTACAGAAATGTAATGTAAAggaaaattaaacaatgaactTGAAAAGGAGAAGTTTTCCCCGAATCTGGAGATTTGTTCTAATTTCGTTGTCCCTTCTCTCCATCCAGTCCATCATCATTAGTGCCATCCCCTACTATTTTCTTCCAGAACCAATGGTTCTGGAAGAGAAGATATATCTCTTCTATTGGAACTTGCTTTGTTTCTGGaaggagaaagaagatgaaGCTGCCCATGAAAGCGACCAAGCCagcaaatatcaaaaaaatcccATAACGAATATGGCAGAGAGACACGAGAAAGCATTGTGCTATCAAAGCTGTGAAGATCATGTTGACACAGACAACAATGCTTTGGCCAGCTGACCTTGTCTCCAGTGGAAAGAGCTCGCTTGGAACTAACCACCCTAGAGGACCCCAAGACCTTCCATAAGCAAAGCAAAACAAGCAAATGATAATGACTAGGAATACGCTGATTGCTTTCGGGAGAGTTACTCCTTGTCCAAACTTCAGGGCCAAAGTTATAGCCAAAGCCACCTGCAGATCAAACAATTGAGTTAGTATTCAAGCCGTACAGAAATGCTAAAGAATTGATTGAGGCTTGGCTTGTTCGGTTACTCTAATTACCATGTAGCAGAACATTTCAATACTAGCTTCAATAAAGAAAGTTCTTCTGCCAAATTTGTCTACTAATGCCATTGACGTGAGGGCGCCGACAACAAGTGCACCACTAGTAATGACAGATGAATAAAGAGAAGTTCCTGACCCAAAACCCAAGCTTTGGAAGAAGACAGGAGCATAGAAGAGTATAGAATTCATTCCAGTGAGCTGCTGAAACATTGGGATTCCCAGAGCGCCTATTATCAATTGTGGGCGATTCTTCCGTGTAAGAAGATTCCTGAAAGGGTGCTTTATGGCTTTTGCTTCGTTACTTGCATCAATAAGATCAGCAAACTCAGCATCGACGTTAGTTGTACCTCTAACTTTCTCCAAAACTTTTCTGCCTTCTTCTAATTTTCCTTGTTCTACAAGGCTGTTGGGGGTCTCAGGAAGGAAAAGAGCACCTACACCCATTAAAATTGCAGGGATTATAGCTGAACCAAGAGATAGCCTCCAACCCCATGGATGGATTTTTTCAGTTCCGTAATTTACAAGGTTTGCCACAAGGATCCCCAAGCAGGTTGTTAATTGAAACAGCTGATTATATCTGCCACGGGTTTTTGCAGGAGCCATTTCTGACAGATACAAGGGAACTGCCTGTACCAATAGAACAAAAATGCCGTAAGAAAATTAAGAGGCATGCTATATTACTTTTTTGGCTTAGGGAGCATTAAGCATACCTGGTTGCTGAATCCAATGCCTACCCCAAGAAGCAATCGTCCTATTATCAGCATTGCAATATTCATTGCAAATGCATTCATAATAGCTCCAAAAAAGAAGCTTAATGCTCCACAAATTATGCTTGCTTTCCGGCCTTTACTTCTGGTCAAATGGGATGCTGCAAATGTGAAAATAAGGGCCCCAAAGTACAATGAAGATGTAAATAGTGTAAGTATCTGGTTGTCATATTTGCAGTAATCGGTCTCATGGAGATGCTGCTGCTTCCTTCTATACACTTGTGGAAAGAATTTCTTTAAGAAATCATCCATGGAAGTCACTCCACCTGAaacaaccattttcatgttaAGCTATCGTCTTCTTTTGCAACGAGTGTAAAGTGGGATTTGCTTGAACATGAACCGATGTGCAATGCAAACATTctatatcagcatattaaatcTACTTTGAACTGTGAACGGTTTGTTAAAAGTTACCTACAAAAGAAACctgttcttagttttttttatacaacaaaACAGAGTGAAGCTGGGGTCCTACCTATATTCTGATCTGTAGATATTAATTTCTATGATCTTGAGAGAGGATATCGTGCAAATATtctaatcaaaatgaaaaatacatgtACTAATAACATCAATAAAGTTTCTGTTTCATCAGTCTGCATGCACAATTTCGTTTAACCAGAAAAGTCTCAACACCATACATGTAAATGTATGTATAATCTGCCATAACAGTTTTCTCCGGAAAACATTTTGCCTATTTCAATTCCCTTGCAATTATCAGATTGAAAAgagaagcaaagaaaagaaagatcaaaTGATGGGGCTCATTTTTGGTGCTCTTCACAAAAGTCGCAAGTGATTGGCACTGGTAAGCGATGTAGAGTGTGCCGTGCCTATAAGCCAACTTGTCTCCAAATTGTTTAACTTTTTGGTTCTCCATTGCTCTTACTAATTACTATACAGATGATGATAAATCCATAAGCCAAGACCACTACCAATTTCGTTATATTCTATAGTGAAGTTGCTCATGTTTTAATAAGAGAAAGGCATCTAATTAACTAATGTTTGGACAGAAACTTGATGACCTGACAAGTGAAGACAGATATTTTGTACCCACGATCCATATACATAAAAGAGAAGGCTAAAGCTTTAAAGACTGATCAAGAAACACAAGAAGTGAAAGAGATACTAACCGGATACACCAAGATCATACCCAAAAAGGGATCCTCCCATTGCTGCAACAAggcaagaaaagataaaataaccaGTGGTTTTATACTCGTAGAGATGAGCCCTCTTTAGGGTTGCTCCATCAGCAAACGCCCCTCCTGCCATCGCGTTCTCTCTACTgttctccctctccctctcttcaAAAGTTTGCTATCAGAACATGAGAGGACACTAACTGGAATTGGAAGGAGAGTAGAGTTATAAAGAGAAAATCTGTTGTCTGTTTTTGAAAGTCAACCGCTGAGGTGCTTGCATTAATATTCAATATtctataaataatcaaattcaaatatgtCTAATAAGCTttgtttaattcttaaaaaaaaaatctttggtttTTTACGTCAATGGAAAAAGGACAAAAACTTTCATGAACTGTTGATAActtagattattattttattattattgatatgcACATCTAACAacgtatatatacatataccaAGAGgggatgtattttttaatataattctgtTGCTGAGATTGTAAAGTTTTCCCAGACGATTGCAAAAGATTAAAGATGAGAGGAGTGGAATAGAACTTTAAACCATGGGAACTCCCTAGGCATGGACAAGGAGGGATTGCCAATTTGTTCCTTAGATGAcgggattttctttttctggggCAAGGGATTCAtagctttttcttttcttttctttgactAGGATTACTGGTTCTTGAAGTCATCACATCAATCTTATCCATGTTATTCTAGTGGTTTATAATTGAGTTTTCTCACCTGTCATGTCGGAGTTTGTAGCAGATTTAAATTATACAGCATCCACTTGCAAATATATTTTGCTAAGTTGTTGTTTATTACAATATAGAGTCCATTTTTCTTCACAGATGCCAACTTTGTCTAGCTGCATTTTCCATGTCCGTATTCGCTATTTGATGGCGATAATGACAGGCAGGGTGGGCAGTAGTTGTGGTGGCCAGGGAACAGTGGAGCAGGCCAGATAAAACAATTCCGAGTATGAGTCCATCACTCCTTAACAAAAGCTTATCGTGGATTGAAAAATGCGGCAGATGTAGATGCGGACTCTATTTATTTGTACAGTATAACGATGTTTTTGTCTTCCtcgtggaaaaaaaaaccaacttgaAACCAGTTATTATCAAATTGGTTGGGAGTGAGTATATTTATttctgttttaaaattatacagAATAGACTGAAATacttataaaagcaaaaaattcaATACCGGATTTTTTTAgggcaatttggtattttcaaaatgaatttttttgttatgtgtaAAACAAtgagtaattttatatttgactaaatataaaacataataaaaaatattatgaaataactaaaatatcattgaaagttaataaattaaaacttgcctttaatggtttttttatcttttcacaaatatttttatattattatcaagtCAGTTCATGGATAATTTggtatttagaaaaataaaaaaaaatgacgcaAGAGGCTCATGGAAGGTGGCCacactattttattatttatattaattttgatttttattctttaatttttaggatctttctactatttttttttcttttcaattttaccttttagtcaaatataaattttattttgtatttcggttttgattcttgtttttttaattatagtttttataatcCTTCTgtgtatataattaaatttttttttttaatatttgattgattgagaattggactttataattatttcaattatagtGTTTCGAGTCTAATAATTCAAATTACAAGTTTGAAAATCTAacaaggttttttaaaaaaaacaaagagccttataataatactttttattttttatcggaTTATTCCAATCTTGAAAAATGAGTCATGGGTTGACAGGATATCCGCGGTTGGCTCAACCCTAATTACCAAGATTACAGGTTTATCATGCCAACTCTAATTGactataattagttttttatgtcccttttttttatctagttttatttttttgtatttaacaaGTTGTggattatttatattcttttgaaaaaaatatttttcctcatgttatttttatttaattaaaataaaactaacttaTTTCATCCATCCATGAGTCTATAATATGATGAAagtcatatatttttatctttacttaATCAGgtatttaaacattattttttatataaaaagtaatcCCACCCCACGGGAAATTGCGTGAGTGCTGAGGCTAgtctttatccaaaaaaaaactagtgacgAGGAAAGGATTCAAAGATGTCAGCCAAGTCAAACTTCTGGATATTTTAACCATGCAGTTCGTTGAAATGCAAGCTTTCAGCTGTAATCTTGGCCTTCTTAGTTCAAATTTTCAACACAGGATCATGTTGACTGGACTGGAGCTTATCTAGTGAATatgaaaataagataatttagaCTATTCCTAAAGAGGCCCCCTGCTAGTCAGCTTACAACTTGGAGGGGGCCATTATTTTCGCAGCAGCAAAGTTGAAGGGCGATGTTATTTCGACCGTCGGCAAAGCAGGAAACCTGCCATGGCCCCGATCTAACAGTCTCAAATTGAAGTGCGAAACTTTCCAGGACAATAACAGCTAGTAATCAAGCCTTGATCTAAGGAGAGGCAGCAAGAAATAAGCCCTCTGAAAGCAGGACATCAAGCAATGTTTAAACAATGGTGCTGGCTGAGAATGGTTCTTAATTGGAACTAACATTATGTAAAGCGATTGGACAGACTGAAAGGAAGAGTGGCGGCGGGGACCTGAGATATTGTTTATGTGCTTTCATAGATAATAGAAGGCCGTTGAAACTGTTGAgagattgaattttaaaatacattttagtttaattcatatgaatttttagttatgatttattaattagattttttttattgaatttaatttaattattgtgcAGTATTTTATTTAGTTGGTCATAAACTCAATCGATTGTTCTAGTTAATGGTTTAGAATTTAtatcctattttttaaaattttaaaggatttttaatgaattaaataaaaattacaaaagataCATATTTTTCCAATCCctattcttctcttttttataacttttttctttacttttaattcttaacttctttctctaaaagttttttttcctgccttaattttttggattcattattccGTATCAAGAGGATTTCTGAAATCAGACAAAAAGACAAGAACATCCAGTAATATATCCACTTAACTGAGATCGGTGGAATCCAGATTAGGAATCAAATACCTTCCTAAGCATGAACAGAAAAATCTGCACAGCAGTTGGTTTATGTTGTGGTTGGATAATCATCTTTACCAGCAGTCCTCCAGGTCCAACGCATCAATGATTGTATGTTTATCATGAAAGGGTTCTAAATATAATGAAAGGTGTGTTCTTCCCTTCTTCTCTCAATtctaacaatttcttttatgcCTGTTTACCACCTGACATGGCTTGGCTGAGCAACAGCTGCAACAGGAGATGAACATAGATACTAAAATATTCCTACCAAGGTCTAACAGCCAGAGTTTGGATCTGGTGAAGAGATCAAGGCCAATCCTGACGCTGTTTGaaccaaagttattaaatataacCTGCTGACTCTGCTCAAAACCCGAGTCATGAATTGAACGGTTAAATTTatgttaatctaaaataatatcgCTTCAATatctaaaaaccataaaatgatatagttttgaaaaacttttttattttcaagagtaaAAGTGGATTTTAACTGGTTCATTAGAGTTATATGTTGACTAATTAGATCGATAAGATCAAATcaggtttgatttttaaaaacccGATCCAATCAATGCAACGTTGACATATCATTGAATTAATTTGTCAATCCAAGCTAATTTTATTAACAATGATCTGAACCCTGAAATGCAAACCTACTTTCTCAAGAATTTACATGGAGAGTTTTCACAcacaataaatttgaaaataatttcaaggataaaaggtgtttttttctaaaatttaaaatttaaaattcaataaacaaaaataattgtatGATTTTATATGGATAGTTTTAATATAGTTCTTAAAATGTTTGAACATATAGTTACTAAAACTAATATGATTTTTAGATTGGGCATTACACATTCGACCATGT from the Populus nigra chromosome 1, ddPopNigr1.1, whole genome shotgun sequence genome contains:
- the LOC133705764 gene encoding sugar transport protein 14-like, which produces MAGGAFADGATLKRAHLYEYKTTGYFIFSCLVAAMGGSLFGYDLGVSGGVTSMDDFLKKFFPQVYRRKQQHLHETDYCKYDNQILTLFTSSLYFGALIFTFAASHLTRSKGRKASIICGALSFFFGAIMNAFAMNIAMLIIGRLLLGVGIGFSNQAVPLYLSEMAPAKTRGRYNQLFQLTTCLGILVANLVNYGTEKIHPWGWRLSLGSAIIPAILMGVGALFLPETPNSLVEQGKLEEGRKVLEKVRGTTNVDAEFADLIDASNEAKAIKHPFRNLLTRKNRPQLIIGALGIPMFQQLTGMNSILFYAPVFFQSLGFGSGTSLYSSVITSGALVVGALTSMALVDKFGRRTFFIEASIEMFCYMVALAITLALKFGQGVTLPKAISVFLVIIICLFCFAYGRSWGPLGWLVPSELFPLETRSAGQSIVVCVNMIFTALIAQCFLVSLCHIRYGIFLIFAGLVAFMGSFIFFLLPETKQVPIEEIYLLFQNHWFWKKIVGDGTNDDGLDGEKGQRN